DNA from Amycolatopsis sp. DSM 110486:
GGCCAGGCCCCGCAGGAGACCTTCAGTGAACCGTCCACAAAGCTCTCCGGTGACCTGAAAATCCTTCTCTGGAGCCACTTCGTGCCGAACCACGACGTGTGGTTCGACCGGTTCGCGCGGGACTGGGGTTCCCGGGTCGGTGTCAACGTGACCGTCGACCACATCGACCAGGCGCAGATTCCCACCCGGATCGCGGCCGAGATCCAGGCTCGCCAGGGCCACGACCTCATTCAGTACATCGCGACGCTGTCGCAGTTCGAGCCGAGCGTGCTCGACCAGCGGGATCTGGTCAGCGAAGCGACCGGGCGCTGGGGACGGCAACTCCCGCTGTGCGAGAAGTCCAGCCTCAACCCCGCCACCGGCAAGTTCTACGCGTACTCGCCGGGCTGGGTACCCGACCCGGGCAACTACCGCAGGTCGCTGTGGGAGGCCGTCGGCATGCCGAACGGCCCCACCACGTGGGACGAGCTCCTCACGGGCGCGGCGCAGATCAAGAACAGCAAGAGTGTCCCGCTCGGCCTCGGCATGTCCCAGGAGATCGACTCCAACATGGTGCTGCGAGCCCTGATGTGGTCCTTCGGGGCGTCCGAGCAGGATGCGAACGAGCGCGTCACGATCAACTCGCCGGAAACGATCGCTGCCGTGGAGTACATGACGAAGCTCTACCAGCAGGCGATGACGCCCGAGGTGTTCTCCTGGAACGCCGCGAGCAACAACCAGGGCCTCGTCGCCGGCAAGATGTCCTACATCGTCAACTCGATCTCCGCCTGGCGGACCGCCGCCGGGTCGAACCCGACCGTCGCCGACGACACGTTCTTCGTCCCGGCACTGCGCGGACCGGAGACCGCGCTGGCCGCGCAGCACGTTCTGTACAACTGGATCATCCCGCAGCACGCCACCGGGATTCCGGCGGCGAAGGAGTTCCTGCTCCACTACACCGCCAACTTCGCCTCGGCGACCTACCAGTCGAAGTTGTACGACTTCTCCGCCTGGTCCAAGCTGACCCCCGAGCTGCCGAACTGGCTCGCGAACGACCCGTTCGGCTCCCGGCCGCCGGACAAACTGAAGCTCCTCGCCGACGCCATCCCGTGGAGCGCCAACATCGGTCATCCGGGGCCGGCCAGCACGGCCATCGGAGAGGTGTTCAGCACCTTCATCATCCCCAATATGTTCGCCAGGGCGGTACGCGGCGAAGCCACCCCGCAACAATCAGTCGCCGAGGCGGAGGGACAGATCAACGCGGTCTTCGCCAAGTGGCGTGCCGCCGGGCTCGTCGGCGGCTGAGTGCGATGGCGGTCGTCGAGGTTCGCGACCTGGTCAAGCGGTTCGACGGCGGGCGGGTGCCCGCCATCGACCGGGTCAGTCTGGCCGCCGCGGCCGGGGAGTACCTGGTGCTGCTGGGCCCGTCGGGCTGCGGCAAGACGACTCTGTTGCGCACCATTGCCGGGCTGGAACAGCCGACCAGCGGCGACGTGCTGATCGGCGGGCACGTGGTGACCGGGCTGCCGCCCCGGGCGCGCCAGATCGCGATGGTGTTCCAGAGTTACGCGCTCTACCCGCACAAGACCGTTCTGGCCAACATCGTGTTCCCGCTCCGGGCTGGGGGCATGGCCAAGGAGGAACGCGAGCGCAAGGCCCGCTGGGCGGCCGAGCTCCTGGGCCTCGAACTGTTGCTGGACCGCAAACCTCGACAGCTCTCCGGTGGCGAACGGCAGCGGGTGGCGCTCGCCCGGGCGCTGGTCCGCGACCCCCAGGTGTTCCTCCTCGACGAGCCGTTGTCCAATCTGGACGCGAAGCTGCGCGCCAGCGCCCGGGACGAGCTCAAGCGGTTCCAGGAGGACGTGGGAACCACGACGATCTACGTGACTCACGACCAGGCCGAGGCGATGGGGCTGGGCGACCGGATCGCCGTGCTCAACGCCGGCCAGGTGCACCAGGCCGGCCCTCCGGTGGAGGTCTACGACAACCCGGCCGACACCTTCGTGGCGACCTTCATCGGCTCGCCGCCGATGAACCTGATCCCGCACGACGGCAAGCTGGTCGGGTTCCGCCCCGAGCACCTGCTGCCGGTCGAGAACGTCCCGGCCGGCGAGCGGGTCACGATGCCGCTCGCCGTGGAGCGGCTCGAATACCTCTCCGGCGACCGGCACGTGTACGGCACGGTGTCGCGGATCGGCGAGCCCACCAGGGTGGTCGCCCGGCTGCCGGCCACAGTGGACACCGCGATCGCGGCGGGCGAGACGCACGAGTTCGCGGTGCCCGGCACACGCCTGCGGTTCTTCGACTCCGACAGCGGGCAACGCTCCGACCCTGTCCGCCTGGACGGTGGGTGAGGTGGCCACCACCGCCGACGCGGTCACCACTCCCGCGACAGCCCCGGCACGGCGCCGGCTGGCGGACCGCGATGGCCTGCTGGCATGGGGTTTCCTGCTGCCCAGCATCGTCTACATCGTCGCGCTGGTGGGCGTTCCGTTCGTGCTCGCCATCGCGTTCGCGTTCTCGGATGTGACGGCAGGGGACCCGTCCTACGATTTCGTCGGGTTCCGCAACTTCACGCGGGTCTTCCAAGACCCCGTGTTCTGGCGGGCGCTGGGCAACACGTTCGTGTTCACCCTGATCTCGATGGTTCTGATCGTGGTGCTGGGCAAGGTGCTCGCCAACATCCTCGTCGCGGACTTCCGCGGCAAGTGGCTCGTCCGCTTCCTGGTTCTGCTGGCGTGGACGACGCCGGTGGCCCTGTCGTCGATCTCGTGGCTCTGGTTGCTCGATTCCATCTACTCGCCGATCGACTGGATGCTGCGGCAGTTCGGCGCGCTCGGTCCGGCGGAGAACGTGTACTGGCTCGGCCGGCCCGGCCTGTCGATGGCCTCGGTGATCGCGGTCCACGTCTGGCGGCTGACCCCGCTGGCCGCGGTGATCATGATGGCCGGGCTGATGGCCATTCCCAAGGACATCGACGAGGCCGCGCGGGTCGACGGAGCCGGGTACTGGCGCCGGATGTTCGAGATCACCATCCCGCTGGTGCTCCCGGTGGCGGCGGTCGCCGCACTGTTCGGCGCGATCTTCACGTTCACCGACATGGCCGTGGTCCGCGTGCTCACCCGCGGTGGCCCCAACGACGCCACGCAGGTGCTCGCCAGCTGGGCCTTCTACCGCGGCATCGACGGCGGCGACGTCGCCCAGGGCGCCGTCATCGCGCTGTTCCTGTTCCCGCTGTTGCTCGCCGCGGCGGTGCTCATCCTGCGCGCGGTGCGCCGAATCGAAGTGCGATGACCACCGCCGAGGAAGCCGGACGGCTGCGGCAGCGATACGCCAGGCGCCACGTGCTCGCCCGGGTCGGCCTGTATCTGACGGCGATCGTGGCGGCACTGATCTGCGCGGCGCCCTTCCTGTGGAGCCTGATCACGGCGTTCAAGCAGAACCGGGACCTGTATAACCCCCAGAACAACCCGTTCGTGTTCAACCGGCCGCCCACCTCGGACCACGTCGGCTACTTGTTCACCGACACCGAGTTCCTGACCTTCGTGGCCAACACCCTGCTCGTCGGGGTCCTCGTCGTGCTGATCACGCTCGCACTCGGCCTCCCCGCCGCGTACGCGCTGGCCCGGCTGGACCGACCGTGGTCCGGGCCGATGGCGATCGGTATCTTCCTCGTTTACCTCGTGCCGCCCAGCCTGCTGTTCCTCGCGCTGTCGCGGATCGTGGTGGCCGTCGGGCTCCAGGACTCGACGTGGTCGCTGGTCCTGATCTACCCGACCATCACCATCCCGGTCTCGGTCTGGCTGCTCATGGGATTCCTCAAGAACATCCCGAAGGACATCGAGGAACAGGCCATGGTCGACGGCTACAGCCGGGTGGGCGCGTTCGTACGGGCCGTCCTGCCACTGGCCTACCCCGGCGTCATCGCGGTGGTCGTGTTCGCGTTCACCCTGACCGCGAGCGAGTTCATCTACGCGCTCGCCTTCGTCGCCCCCACGGACCAGATGTCGGTGAGCATCGGGGTGCCGACCCAGCTGGTGCGCGGTGACGTGTTCTTCTGGCAGTCGTTGCAGGGCGCCACCGTGCTGGTGGCCGTGCCGATCGCATTGGTGTTCACCTGGTTCCTGGACCGGTTCGTCAGCGGATTCACGATGGGCGCGGTCAAGGAATGAGCAGCGGAGTGGGCTCCCTGACCGAGTACGGCCACCGGATCGACCTCGGGGGCCGCGCAACTCCCAGGGAACCGGATCGCGTACTCAACCCCTGATCTACGCTGTCGGCCATGACTGACAGCGCTACCTCTGCCACCGGGGCCACCGCGCTGGCGGCCTTCGGCTACGAGCTAGGGGTGCTCAAACGCGTCCGCCGCAGCGGCTGGTGGCAGGCCGGCGTGCGCGATCCCGAGTCCGTGGCCGAGCACAGCTTGCGGGCGGCTCAGCTCGCGGCGTTGCTGGCCGCCGAGGAAGGCGCGTCACCGGAGCGCGCCGCGTTTCTGGCGC
Protein-coding regions in this window:
- a CDS encoding ABC transporter substrate-binding protein; translation: MSDFPNSLHSRRDVLRAAAAVTLGSVALGACASEEDTGETAGGQAPQETFSEPSTKLSGDLKILLWSHFVPNHDVWFDRFARDWGSRVGVNVTVDHIDQAQIPTRIAAEIQARQGHDLIQYIATLSQFEPSVLDQRDLVSEATGRWGRQLPLCEKSSLNPATGKFYAYSPGWVPDPGNYRRSLWEAVGMPNGPTTWDELLTGAAQIKNSKSVPLGLGMSQEIDSNMVLRALMWSFGASEQDANERVTINSPETIAAVEYMTKLYQQAMTPEVFSWNAASNNQGLVAGKMSYIVNSISAWRTAAGSNPTVADDTFFVPALRGPETALAAQHVLYNWIIPQHATGIPAAKEFLLHYTANFASATYQSKLYDFSAWSKLTPELPNWLANDPFGSRPPDKLKLLADAIPWSANIGHPGPASTAIGEVFSTFIIPNMFARAVRGEATPQQSVAEAEGQINAVFAKWRAAGLVGG
- a CDS encoding ABC transporter ATP-binding protein encodes the protein MAVVEVRDLVKRFDGGRVPAIDRVSLAAAAGEYLVLLGPSGCGKTTLLRTIAGLEQPTSGDVLIGGHVVTGLPPRARQIAMVFQSYALYPHKTVLANIVFPLRAGGMAKEERERKARWAAELLGLELLLDRKPRQLSGGERQRVALARALVRDPQVFLLDEPLSNLDAKLRASARDELKRFQEDVGTTTIYVTHDQAEAMGLGDRIAVLNAGQVHQAGPPVEVYDNPADTFVATFIGSPPMNLIPHDGKLVGFRPEHLLPVENVPAGERVTMPLAVERLEYLSGDRHVYGTVSRIGEPTRVVARLPATVDTAIAAGETHEFAVPGTRLRFFDSDSGQRSDPVRLDGG
- a CDS encoding carbohydrate ABC transporter permease; protein product: MATTADAVTTPATAPARRRLADRDGLLAWGFLLPSIVYIVALVGVPFVLAIAFAFSDVTAGDPSYDFVGFRNFTRVFQDPVFWRALGNTFVFTLISMVLIVVLGKVLANILVADFRGKWLVRFLVLLAWTTPVALSSISWLWLLDSIYSPIDWMLRQFGALGPAENVYWLGRPGLSMASVIAVHVWRLTPLAAVIMMAGLMAIPKDIDEAARVDGAGYWRRMFEITIPLVLPVAAVAALFGAIFTFTDMAVVRVLTRGGPNDATQVLASWAFYRGIDGGDVAQGAVIALFLFPLLLAAAVLILRAVRRIEVR
- a CDS encoding carbohydrate ABC transporter permease; translated protein: MTTAEEAGRLRQRYARRHVLARVGLYLTAIVAALICAAPFLWSLITAFKQNRDLYNPQNNPFVFNRPPTSDHVGYLFTDTEFLTFVANTLLVGVLVVLITLALGLPAAYALARLDRPWSGPMAIGIFLVYLVPPSLLFLALSRIVVAVGLQDSTWSLVLIYPTITIPVSVWLLMGFLKNIPKDIEEQAMVDGYSRVGAFVRAVLPLAYPGVIAVVVFAFTLTASEFIYALAFVAPTDQMSVSIGVPTQLVRGDVFFWQSLQGATVLVAVPIALVFTWFLDRFVSGFTMGAVKE